The Cryptomeria japonica chromosome 6, Sugi_1.0, whole genome shotgun sequence genomic interval AGATCAAGACCGTTATGAAATATAAACATTACTAAATCATCCtttttgtttacatctttatttttatcttttccTATGAAACTATCCTAGTCATTAGACTCTTTATAGCCATCttttattttctctcttgcttATTTCTAGATCAATTATATTGATAATTTACTTTTTCAATAATACTTTTTGCAGTAAATAATAAAATTGATAAGAGAGTTTGTTAGTAGTATCTTCACTAATCTCCAAATCTCTAACTTTAAATTTAACTCTAATATCAAATAATTTTTATTAGTTAAGAGAGGTTTTTGCAAGGGTCTCAACCCTTTTACAAAGCTACCAAAATGCAATAGAAAAAGGTATACAAGAAAAAAATATCAAGAACAAACTACAAAAAAGACTAAACAAATTATCTTAATACTTTGATTATCTACTTTTCTAGTAGATTTTCCCACTacaattgaataaatttggtagGTTAAGATATTTGATGGCTTTCATATCATTGTCATCAATTAGGTGGCTATTTTAACATACTTGATTCCTTGAGAGTCTATAGAAATTGAATAGAATAGCTTCGTTTCATTGAGACATGCTAGAATGACAAGGAATGCCAAGACTTAAATATTAGTTGTGACTATTATTGTCAAATGGTTTTTGTTACTTTTGTCTATGCAGCATATAAGGTGCACCTTTGATCGTAtatattaattgattaaaaattagaatacaataagttttatttttaattaattaataatcacagGGAAAGGTACATCCTGTATGCTACATAGAtgttttccttccttttctttATAATGTCGCGTAATAAAAATGTACTCTAAAAATAGATGAATCAATTTATGAAATTACTTCAAATTGAATTTGGATTTGGAGTAATTGGAATGAGAAAAAATAAGAAACTTGCTAGAAAATAGGATCTAAAAGAATGTTAGATGATAACACTGATGGAGATAGATCCCAAAGAGTTGGAATGAACTGTGGAACAaataaaagatttacaaaagaaagacaataatttataataaaaatatgttTGTAGCATCAGTGGCCTTCTTGAATTTTCCTCCCATTTTTAGTGTGACTTTGCTAGATTTCCTTACCAAATGACTATCCAATTGTGAGGATGAccatttatttggtatttattaaTTAAAGTAAAAATCACAAACAATTATgcttgatttttaatttaattaataaataagaaaTAAATGTCTAAACATGATCATTGTGTCGTTGTGAACTTCCTTGTGATAAATAAAGGTGATTGGACACCACCATGAGAGATTTGTGATGAGCTTGTCTTTACTTATAGAAAGATTTAGGTGGTTGGACATCACCATGAAAGACTTAGGTAAACGTATAGGAAAAGAAATGAAACTTGCACCAAAAAGAGTTGTGATTAGACAGTTAAATTAAAAAACAGAATACATTTAAtttctgattttaattttaattattaaactcACAAAACTGTCTAATCACATACCCTTTTAGTGCCTCCATAGACAATTCGTGGAACTTGTGTGTCTTTGCCTGGCGAAATTACTTTTTGCTAGGCAGAGCTTGATTGGCATGGAATGAGAAAAGTTCTGCAACTTTGTGGCCCCTCCACTATTTATTGTCGAGGATTCTTTACACGTATCTTCCTCCGCAGGACTCGGGTGGAGGTTTACATTACGCGGCATAGTAAAAATATCATACGTGTTGAATATCAATTTGTGTTGAGTTGTAGTTAATTTCTTATTGGGATCTCTCTCTCTTCCTAAGGCAATGTATAACTTCAGTCCTGTTCGCACACGAGTTGGACATGTGGTTTGAAACATATTACGCGCTTAGATTTTAGTTAAATAGGGCAACGAAGCTCCTTGCATCGGCTTACTAGCTACCTTCTctgtctcctcattcttcttctcttctaatCCATCATTCGATAAACTGCAATTCGTCTCTGATGAGAATGGATGAGGCGACTACGGCATTCGTGTCGGACGATGAGTCTTCAGTCAAGTCCGACGATTGCTTAGGGTCGAATCGCGTAAAGTATCTGTACAGCTATGGAGGGAAGATTCTCCCTCGATCCGCCGACGGGAAGCTCCGCTACGTTGGCGGCGAAACGAGGGTCATGGCTGCCAACAGAAACATAAGTTTTGCAGGTTTGGATAAAAATTTTTTTTGGTTAAATAGGAGAAAGAAAAGATTTAATAGAATTGAATTGTGTATAAAATTGTTTGTTCATTGACAAATTTTCGTTCTTGTTTGGTATAGATCTTATTGCGAAGATGGCAGAGACAGTGGGTTTCGATGTGTTGCTCAAGTGCCAGTTGCCTGGCGAAGACCTTGATGGTCTTGTCTCCATTAAATCTGATGAAGAACTGGACAGTATGTTAGAGGAATATGACAGGCTTCCAACCaaattgcgggtctttttgttccAGAAACCCGCCAATCCATGTCGAGCAGTTGCGCTGAACGGCCTATCAAAGCCACCAGTGGCGGCCAGTCGAAGGGTCGATCGGGGCAGCGGTGGTCACATGAAGGGCGAAAGGACGACTATTTGCCCAACGCCGCGTATCTCGCAGACGCTGGAGGGCTTGGTAAAGCATTCCTGTATGGCCCTCCATACCCTGCCTCGGACTCGATTTGTGCGGAAAGCAGGAAAGGAATCATCATATAGGAAAACAGCAGCTTTTAACTGCATATCAAAAAATCTTTACCAGGAAGTAGGCTTAGCAGGCTACCGCGTGCATCCACAGTTCTTTGTCCAGTTTTAGAGCATTCTACTCACAGGTTTTTGTGAGTTTCCGACATGTACTTTATATATATGTAAAAGAAAGCCCCCACTATTCTACCTAAATTTCTCAGAGCATGCTTGATTTCTTGCATTCAGCGAGATCCTCTGTAGATCAAATCGCCTCAAAATCGTTTTATTTTCGCAGAAATAGCACGACACACAGTTTCTCTTACATGATACAAACCCTAGCGCCAAATAAGAATTTCGAATATTTCTTCCCTTATAGCATACTATTAATCTAATAAGGATCTCTCAATCTCATACTTAGACGCCTAATCAACGGGTGCAAACCTTTAAGCCCTGAGCGTTACCGGTTCGAAATAAAAGAAATCTTCTACTTTTCGGTACAAAGAGTAATTGATAATTTACTCCTTTATTTACAAAATCTTCCTCTTTTCGGTACAGAAAGGAATTGATAATTTACTCCATTTACAACAGGTTTGGATTCTAGGAGCCATTCCTTTAAATCCTAACATTTCCGAAGATATATAAATCTTACCTGATAATTTCCTCTATATTTCCTACCAATTCTTTGAATTCCTCTTTCACCGTTTCAAAATCTGCCATGAATGAGACACATAATACGATAAATAATTAGCATGACCCGATCCTCAGTTGGATCAATTGCAGGGAAAAAGGATCATCTATAATTTGGAAACCATTAACGCTTAAACGTCTCAGTCACTCGCAATTTGATGGAGTTCTGCTAAGTTTTAGTTGCGGCTTCTTTTGGATTCTTTTCAGGTTTGCGTGAGTTCGTGATTACATATATATTAAAATCTCTGATGATTGTTCTGTCTCTGATGCAGATGATAAATCCAAATTCCATTAACCAAAACAAATATACAAGACTAATCCACTGGAGAATTCACTAAAAAGTGTGATCATGAGCATAATAATCTTACAGTCCAAAGATCCACGCAATGCAGCCATTTTACCGATGGCTGTAATAATTTGCTTGCGAAAAATACTGAATAACAATTGGTTGAGATTTCCTGCAAACATACAACAAAATAATATAGTCTCCTGTTCATATGTGGACGCATAAAATAATATAACAGTCGGCAAAGTTTGCCTTTATACCAGTAGGAAAGGATTCCAAAAGAAGTCGCAACCGAAAGTCCAGAGAAGTCCATGAAATTCCTTAAACCAGCTTCTTTTCCGACAATGAGAGAGTAAAGTGAACTTGCCGCTTTTCAATTGTAAAGCGAAAAATCTACGTCTGGTAATTTCCTAAAGGCAAAATTGGACGGCACTTTTGCCCAGTGGATGTATCAGTGTGAAGCGCTTTTTTCTACGATTTTCAACCTCTCTACTGTTTTGTATGCCTTTAGCCTTTTGTATGGCACCATCTATATAGACCCTACAATGCACGGGCATGCAACTATGCAATTTATGTTAGGCTGCATCTATTTTGACTGGTGTAAAATGTGCCACTGTGTGTTAGTTAATTCATACTGTCGTTTTAGAATCAAAATAAATGCATCTATTAAACTTATACATACATCATAACTGACATAAGCTAAATTAACCGAGTTAACTCTAGCTAACCATTGCTGGAAATTTCCTGCTATAAGCCTAGTGAGATACTGGccgaaataatatttaatataaactGTCAAAAGTaataattgttattattattaataaatatgtTTCCATTCTGTTTTACAATGTTTGAAGTAATATTGCTTTCAACAATTTCTAATTTATATTAAacgttttttaaaaatatattgaagaatgtttaatttaatttttttatatttattcttatttatttaaaaatgaaatataaaatataaaatataatttaaaatatataatttaatataaaatataatgtagtcaatttaatttaaaagtagatttaaatataaaatattaaacataatgttaatataaaatataaaaaatattcaacacaaaaaataaattagaacataaaatttaaataaaaatatataaaatattaaatataaattttgatgtaaaataagAAATACAAAAGTTTAGTAtaaaatagaaaacataaaattCAATGTTAAATATTAAATCCAAAATCTAAATAGaaattttaacaaatttatttAAAACTATGTTTTTAACACATATTTTTAACTTCAATTGGAAAGTTAAGTGTTATTTATTTAGGACTTCCTCTATGTtctaaagttcctaattctttctGGATTTCTTtgattgataaatttcacaaaaaattgGCAGGATGGAAGGGGGCTTTGTTGAGTCAGGTTGGAAAAGTTCAACTCTTAAAAGTGACCTTCCAAAATCCTCCAATTTATGCCCCCAGCCTATTTAAAATTCCTACCAAGTATGTTGAAGCAATTGAAAGCATTCAAAAGAAGTTTCTCCAGGGTCTGGAATCGAAGAAAAAATGAGAATGCCTCTTGTGGCATGGGACTCTATTTGCAAACCCAAAACATGGGGTGGTTTGGGTCTCAGAAGTACCCTGGATTTCAATAATGCCCTCCTTGCTAAGCAGATCTGGAGAATCTTTATTTCGAGAGGGGAATGGAATGTTATTTGGAGAAGGAAATATCTACAAAATATTGATTCAATTCAAAAATTTCTTCCTGCCAATGACATCCCTTATAGTTCAACTCTTTGAAATTTCACTGTGCATGCGAGGACCATTGTTAATACTGGACTTGGATGGAATCTGGGGTCTAGTAGGGGAATTATGTTTAGGGAAGATAGTTGGATTGGCCATGGACCGCTTTGCAGCCATACAAGTTTTAGTAAGTACATGGAAAGATGTAAAGTCAGGTTTGGAATCTGGGTGGCTAACTACTTCAATGATAACAAGTGGATTAATCTGGGTGAAATTAACGTTGAGCTGCAACCCCTTCAAATGGCACTAAACTCCTATATGCTTAGTGGGAATGTGGAAGATTAGATGGTTTGGAAGTGCTCCCCTTCGAGAGAATTTTTAGTTGCTTCGGCCTTGGCAGAATCATCATCCCCCTTGTGGGCTAGTGTTTGGTCTAAAGATCTTATTCCAAAGATTAGTATATTTTTTCGGATCCTGATGCAGTACAAAATTCTGACTATTGATAATCTGTGCAAAAGAGGTTTCTATCTCACTAATACATGCTTCCTATGTATGAAGGAGGTTGAAACTATCCATCACTTGTTCCTGCATTGTGATTTCATTTCTAAAGTTTGTGGATCTCTTCTGCAGTTATGGAATGTGGATTGGGTTATCCCTTCCTCTCTTATGGAGTCCTTCGACCAATGGAGAGTGTCGATTGTCAATTATTCCCTGAAGTTGCTTAGGTCCTTATCTTTCCCTCATCCAACCTAGTGTCCTTATCAAAAaactttaaaaatccaaaaaaaaaactcaaaaacctttaaaaataaaaaaactttaaagataaaaaaaagtgaaaaacttttaaaaatctaaaaaaaatcaaaatatttttcaaaaatataaaatttgcaaTAAACTATCTTTTGGTAAGACATAAACACTTTGAACAAACACAATCAAAGCAAtgagcttaacaaatcatgcatcaatAGATACACTACCAAGCCAGTTTTCAACCTTGTCGATCAATTGTCCATCAGTTTTAAGATCTTTTTTAAACAACATGCCTCTACGGATACATTGTTCCTAAAACAAACACCTTATTAGATATCATGTCCTATGGATATATATTTCCTACAATGGACATCCTATCATGTCCTATGGATATATGTTTCCTACAATGGACATCATATCATGTTATAcggatacatctttcctacaatggacATCCTATCAAACATCATTTTAATAAGAACACTTAATCTTGGCAAGAAGATCTAAATGGTTGTTGACTTGTTTGGTCCAATGAGTTTTATCTTttctttgatttatcttgtatcatTTTTTGCATCATGTACCTATGCTATTCAAGgttatccacaagtgattagagttgTGAGAATGAATCatgatttttatcatttgattgttgtttgtggttttccTTGAAAATGGTATGTGAGTTATATGGGTTTTATCATTTCTAGATGCTTGCATCggcttgccataataagctcaatgatgatataacATAAATGTTCATCTCTCATCTCCCATATCCACTCTCATTTATAACCACTTTTATGGCCATCGATTTATCATCTCCTTAGCTTTATCCCCTATCTTTCCTTTCGAGACAACATGTGTGTTCTCCTAACCCACATGtcctcccaagggggcatcatccttCCTTATCCATCCTATGATTGTGGCATCATGTTTCTAGGCCTTACCCCTATCAT includes:
- the LOC131041266 gene encoding uncharacterized protein LOC131041266, with translation MRMDEATTAFVSDDESSVKSDDCLGSNRVKYLYSYGGKILPRSADGKLRYVGGETRVMAANRNISFADLIAKMAETVGFDVLLKCQLPGEDLDGLVSIKSDEELDSMLEEYDRLPTKLRVFLFQKPANPCRAVALNGLSKPPVAASRRVDRGSGGHMKGERTTICPTPRISQTLEGLVKHSCMALHTLPRTRFVRKAGKESSYRKTAAFNCISKNLYQEVGLAGYRVHPQFFVQF